From a region of the Gossypium raimondii isolate GPD5lz chromosome 10, ASM2569854v1, whole genome shotgun sequence genome:
- the LOC105777204 gene encoding 7-hydroxymethyl chlorophyll a reductase, chloroplastic isoform X2, translating into MTSVVSSFSRPIFSSSSSSSKESNSDAKKIVKLRDDWRKRSKPIPPGGTYPAKDHCSRCGLCDTYYIAHVKNACAFLGDGMSKIENLEPVVHGRGRKLDSLDETYLGVYDKLLYARKVKPVEGAQWTGIVTTIAIEMLKSGMVEAVICVQSDPDDRLSPRPILARTPEEVLAAKGVKPTLSPNLNTLALVEAAGVKRLLFCGVGCQVQALRSVEHHLNLEKLYVLGTNCVDNGTREGLDKFLKAASSEPETVLHYEFMQDYKVHLKHLDGHIEEVPYFCLPANDLVNVIAPSCYSCFDYTNALADLVVGYMGVPKYSGISMTQHPQYITVRNERGREMLSLIENLLEITPTTSSGNRHPFVMETVKADDNAKFGKGPSQPAPRFIGNLIAFVLNLS; encoded by the exons ATGACTTCAGTTGTTTCCTCCTTCTCGAGACctatcttctcttcttcttcttcttcctcaaaaG aATCAAACTCCGACGCAAAGAAAATAGTGAAGCTAAGAGACGATTGGAGGAAACGCTCTAAGCCTATACCCCCAGGAGGTACCTATCCAGCCAAAGACCATTGCAG TCGATGTGGGTTGTGTGATACATATTACATTGCCCATGTTAAGAATGCTTGTGCTTTCTTAGGAGATGGAATGTCCAAAATTGAA AATTTAGAACCTGTTGTTCATGGTAGAGGGAGGAAATTGGATTCTTTGGACGAGACATATTTAGGAGTCTATGACAAGCTGCTATATGCTCGTAAAGTTAAGCCTGTAGAAG GAGCTCAGTGGACTGGGATAGTTACAACTATTGCGATAGAAATGCTGAAATCAGGCATGGTTGAAGCTGTGATTTGTGTTCAGAG TGATCCAGATGACAGATTGTCACCAAGGCCCATTTTAGCTAG GACACCTGAAGAAGTTTTAGCTGCTAAAGGAGTTAAACCAACACTGTCCCCTAATCTCAATACCCTCGCACTGGTTGAG GCAGCTGGGGTAAAGCGTCTCCTTTTCTGTGGTGTGGGTTGCCAAGTGCAGG CGTTAAGATCTGTGGAGCACCATCTAAATTTGGAGAAGCTATATGTGTTAGGCACCAATTGTg TTGATAATGGAACTCGAGAAGGTCTAGATAAGTTTCTAAAGGCAGCGAGTAGTGAACCGGAAACTGTTTTGCATTACGAGTTTATGCAAGATTACAAG GTCCACCTAAAGCATTTGGATGGCCATATTGAAGAG GTTCCTTATTTCTGTCTACCAGCAAACGACTTAGTCAATGTTATTGCACCTTCTTGCTATAG CTGCTTTGATTACACAAATGCATTGGCG GATCTGGTGGTTGGATATATGGGTGTACCAAAATATTCTGGAATCAGCATGACACAGCATCCACAATATATTACCGTTAG AAATGAACGTGGCAGAGAAATGCTGAGTTTGATTGAGAACCTTTTGGAGATCACTCCAACAACTAGTAGT GGAAATCGGCATCCGTTTGTTATGGAGACCGTTAAAGCAGATGATAATGCTAAGTTCG GGAAGGGTCCTTCTCAACCTGCCCCTAGGTTTATTGGGAATTTGATAGCTTTTGTGCTTAACTTG AGCTGA
- the LOC105777204 gene encoding 7-hydroxymethyl chlorophyll a reductase, chloroplastic isoform X1: MTSVVSSFSRPIFSSSSSSSKESNSDAKKIVKLRDDWRKRSKPIPPGGTYPAKDHCSRCGLCDTYYIAHVKNACAFLGDGMSKIENLEPVVHGRGRKLDSLDETYLGVYDKLLYARKVKPVEGAQWTGIVTTIAIEMLKSGMVEAVICVQSDPDDRLSPRPILARTPEEVLAAKGVKPTLSPNLNTLALVEAAGVKRLLFCGVGCQVQALRSVEHHLNLEKLYVLGTNCVDNGTREGLDKFLKAASSEPETVLHYEFMQDYKVHLKHLDGHIEEVPYFCLPANDLVNVIAPSCYSCFDYTNALADLVVGYMGVPKYSGISMTQHPQYITVRNERGREMLSLIENLLEITPTTSSGNRHPFVMETVKADDNAKFGKGPSQPAPRFIGNLIAFVLNLIGPKGLEFARYSLDYHTIRNYLYVNRTWGTQRADRHIPSYAKKLVDAYNQNGVIDQMLTREKPSTW; the protein is encoded by the exons ATGACTTCAGTTGTTTCCTCCTTCTCGAGACctatcttctcttcttcttcttcttcctcaaaaG aATCAAACTCCGACGCAAAGAAAATAGTGAAGCTAAGAGACGATTGGAGGAAACGCTCTAAGCCTATACCCCCAGGAGGTACCTATCCAGCCAAAGACCATTGCAG TCGATGTGGGTTGTGTGATACATATTACATTGCCCATGTTAAGAATGCTTGTGCTTTCTTAGGAGATGGAATGTCCAAAATTGAA AATTTAGAACCTGTTGTTCATGGTAGAGGGAGGAAATTGGATTCTTTGGACGAGACATATTTAGGAGTCTATGACAAGCTGCTATATGCTCGTAAAGTTAAGCCTGTAGAAG GAGCTCAGTGGACTGGGATAGTTACAACTATTGCGATAGAAATGCTGAAATCAGGCATGGTTGAAGCTGTGATTTGTGTTCAGAG TGATCCAGATGACAGATTGTCACCAAGGCCCATTTTAGCTAG GACACCTGAAGAAGTTTTAGCTGCTAAAGGAGTTAAACCAACACTGTCCCCTAATCTCAATACCCTCGCACTGGTTGAG GCAGCTGGGGTAAAGCGTCTCCTTTTCTGTGGTGTGGGTTGCCAAGTGCAGG CGTTAAGATCTGTGGAGCACCATCTAAATTTGGAGAAGCTATATGTGTTAGGCACCAATTGTg TTGATAATGGAACTCGAGAAGGTCTAGATAAGTTTCTAAAGGCAGCGAGTAGTGAACCGGAAACTGTTTTGCATTACGAGTTTATGCAAGATTACAAG GTCCACCTAAAGCATTTGGATGGCCATATTGAAGAG GTTCCTTATTTCTGTCTACCAGCAAACGACTTAGTCAATGTTATTGCACCTTCTTGCTATAG CTGCTTTGATTACACAAATGCATTGGCG GATCTGGTGGTTGGATATATGGGTGTACCAAAATATTCTGGAATCAGCATGACACAGCATCCACAATATATTACCGTTAG AAATGAACGTGGCAGAGAAATGCTGAGTTTGATTGAGAACCTTTTGGAGATCACTCCAACAACTAGTAGT GGAAATCGGCATCCGTTTGTTATGGAGACCGTTAAAGCAGATGATAATGCTAAGTTCG GGAAGGGTCCTTCTCAACCTGCCCCTAGGTTTATTGGGAATTTGATAGCTTTTGTGCTTAACTTG ATTGGACCAAAGGGTCTGGAATTTGCTCGATATTCACTTGACTACCATACTATAAGGAACTATTTATATGTGAATCGCACCTGGGGAACACAAAG AGCTGATAGACATATTCCTTCATACGCAAAGAAACTCGTGGATGCTTACAACCAGAATGGTGTTATTGATCAAATGCTTACCCGTGAGAAACCCTCTACTTGGTGA
- the LOC105777204 gene encoding 7-hydroxymethyl chlorophyll a reductase, chloroplastic isoform X3, whose product MECPKLNVQNLEPVVHGRGRKLDSLDETYLGVYDKLLYARKVKPVEGAQWTGIVTTIAIEMLKSGMVEAVICVQSDPDDRLSPRPILARTPEEVLAAKGVKPTLSPNLNTLALVEAAGVKRLLFCGVGCQVQALRSVEHHLNLEKLYVLGTNCVDNGTREGLDKFLKAASSEPETVLHYEFMQDYKVHLKHLDGHIEEVPYFCLPANDLVNVIAPSCYSCFDYTNALADLVVGYMGVPKYSGISMTQHPQYITVRNERGREMLSLIENLLEITPTTSSGNRHPFVMETVKADDNAKFGKGPSQPAPRFIGNLIAFVLNLIGPKGLEFARYSLDYHTIRNYLYVNRTWGTQRADRHIPSYAKKLVDAYNQNGVIDQMLTREKPSTW is encoded by the exons ATGGAATGTCCAAAATTGAA CGTTCAGAATTTAGAACCTGTTGTTCATGGTAGAGGGAGGAAATTGGATTCTTTGGACGAGACATATTTAGGAGTCTATGACAAGCTGCTATATGCTCGTAAAGTTAAGCCTGTAGAAG GAGCTCAGTGGACTGGGATAGTTACAACTATTGCGATAGAAATGCTGAAATCAGGCATGGTTGAAGCTGTGATTTGTGTTCAGAG TGATCCAGATGACAGATTGTCACCAAGGCCCATTTTAGCTAG GACACCTGAAGAAGTTTTAGCTGCTAAAGGAGTTAAACCAACACTGTCCCCTAATCTCAATACCCTCGCACTGGTTGAG GCAGCTGGGGTAAAGCGTCTCCTTTTCTGTGGTGTGGGTTGCCAAGTGCAGG CGTTAAGATCTGTGGAGCACCATCTAAATTTGGAGAAGCTATATGTGTTAGGCACCAATTGTg TTGATAATGGAACTCGAGAAGGTCTAGATAAGTTTCTAAAGGCAGCGAGTAGTGAACCGGAAACTGTTTTGCATTACGAGTTTATGCAAGATTACAAG GTCCACCTAAAGCATTTGGATGGCCATATTGAAGAG GTTCCTTATTTCTGTCTACCAGCAAACGACTTAGTCAATGTTATTGCACCTTCTTGCTATAG CTGCTTTGATTACACAAATGCATTGGCG GATCTGGTGGTTGGATATATGGGTGTACCAAAATATTCTGGAATCAGCATGACACAGCATCCACAATATATTACCGTTAG AAATGAACGTGGCAGAGAAATGCTGAGTTTGATTGAGAACCTTTTGGAGATCACTCCAACAACTAGTAGT GGAAATCGGCATCCGTTTGTTATGGAGACCGTTAAAGCAGATGATAATGCTAAGTTCG GGAAGGGTCCTTCTCAACCTGCCCCTAGGTTTATTGGGAATTTGATAGCTTTTGTGCTTAACTTG ATTGGACCAAAGGGTCTGGAATTTGCTCGATATTCACTTGACTACCATACTATAAGGAACTATTTATATGTGAATCGCACCTGGGGAACACAAAG AGCTGATAGACATATTCCTTCATACGCAAAGAAACTCGTGGATGCTTACAACCAGAATGGTGTTATTGATCAAATGCTTACCCGTGAGAAACCCTCTACTTGGTGA
- the LOC105777203 gene encoding probable indole-3-pyruvate monooxygenase YUCCA3, translating to MSSCCLNMPNMFPTLASEAFLSSRCIWVNGPVIVGAGPSGLAVGAGLKNQGVPFIILERANCIASLWQNRTYDRLKLHLPKQFCQLPNFPFPEDFPEYPTKYQFISYLESYTKHFDINPHFNETVQSANYNATFGLWRVKTIATGGPNPIGVEYICRWLVVATGENAEKVVPEFEGLQDFGGHVTHACDYKSGQSYTGERVLVVGCGNSGMEVSLDLCNHNANPSMVVRSSVHVLPREVLGKSTFELAVSMMKWLPLWLVDKILLILAHLILGNTEKYGLKRPRVGPLELKNTAGKTPVLDIGAFQKIRSGEIKIVPGIKKFSRGRVELVNGETLEIESVILATGYRSNVPSWLKENELFSSEGVPKNPFPNGWKGKGGLYAVGFTRRGLSGASLDAISVAHDIAKSWKEETKQKKKSMAARHRRCISHF from the exons ATGTCTAGCTGCTGCCTTAACATGCCGAATATGTTTCCAACTTTAGCTTCAGAGGCTTTTTTGAGTAGCCGGTGCATATGGGTGAATGGACCAGTGATAGTTGGGGCAGGTCCCTCGGGTCTTGCCGTTGGAGCGGGGCTTAAAAACCAAGGTGTGCCATTCATAATCCTTGAACGAGCAAACTGCATTGCCTCCCTTTGGCAGAACAGAACTTATGACCGTCTTAAGCTTCACCTTCCTAAACAATTTTGCCAGCTACCCAACTTTCCATTTCCTGAGGACTTCCCTGAATACCCCACCAAGTATCAGTTCATAAGCTACCTTGAGTCCTACACAAAACACTTTGATATAAACCCACATTTCAATGAGACAGTGCAGTCAGCCAACTACAATGCAACTTTTGGTTTGTGGCGAGTCAAAACCATCGCAACCGGTGGTCCAAACCCTATCGGAGTCGAATACATTTGTCGATGGCTTGTAGTAGCCACAGGAGAAAATGCAGAGAAAGTTGTTCCAGAATTTGAAGGCTTGCAAGATTTTGGCGGCCATGTTACACATGCTTGTGACTATAAATCAGGTCAAAGTTACACTGGAGAACGTGTTCTAGTTGTCGGATGTGGCAATTCGGGCATGGAGGTCTCTCTTGACCTCTGTAACCATAATGCAAATCCATCAATGGTTGTTCGAAGCTCA GTTCATGTCTTACCAAGGGAAGTTTTAGGCAAATCAACTTTTGAATTGGCAGTGTCGATGATGAAGTGGCTACCCCTTTGGCTTGTTGATAAGATACTGCTCATTCTTGCGCATTTAATACTTGGAAATACTGAAAAATATGGTCTGAAAAGGCCTCGTGTAGGACCTTTAGAGCTAAAAAACACTGCAGGGAAAACTCCCGTATTGGACATTGGTGCATTCCAGAAGATTAGATCGGGTGAAATCAAGATTGTCCCTGGGATCAAAAAGTTCTCCAGGGGCAGAGTTGAGCTTGTCAATGGTGAAACTCTTGAGATTGAGTCTGTTATTCTTGCAACTGGGTATCGTAGCAACGTTCCTTCATGGCTAAAG GAAAATGAGCTTTTTTCATCAGAAGGAGTTCCAAAGAACCCTTTCCCTAACGGGTGGAAAGGGAAAGGAGGACTCTATGCAGTAGGGTTCACAAGGAGAGGTCTTTCTGGTGCATCATTGGATGCCATCAGTGTAGCACATGATATTGCCAAAAGctggaaagaagaaacaaagcagAAGAAAAAATCCATGGCTGCAAGGCATAGGCGATGCATTTCACATTTCTGA